The segment TGCGCCACCACAATCACCGTTTTATTATCCATTGCTAAATCCAGCGTCTCCTGGATTGCTTTCTCAGTAATCGAATCCAAACTCGAAGTCGCCTCATCCAAAATCAGGATTGGTGCATCTTTAAGAATCACTCGGGCTATAGCAATTCGCTGCCGCTGTCCCCCCGATAACTTAACGCCCCGTTCTCCCACCAAAGAATCATATCCCTCTGGCATCGGCACAATAAAATCATGGGCATGAGCTTTCCGCGTTGCCTCGATCACCTCTGCTTCCGTTGCATCCAAACGCCCATAGCGAATGTTCTCCCGCAACGTGCGGTGAAACAACGAAGGATCTTGAGGAATCAGGCTAATCTGCGCGTGCAGAGCATCCTGAGTCATATCCCGAATATCCACACCATCAATCAAAACTTGTCCCGATTGCGGATCAAACAACCGCAAAATCAGATTCACAAAAGTCGATTTTCCAGACCCAGAAAAGCCCACCAGTCCAACCCGTTCTCCCGGTTGAATCGTAATCGAGAGATTGTCAAACACAGGCTTTTCTGGCGAATAGCTAAACTGCACCTGCCGAAACTCAATCTGACCTTGCACAATGGTGGGCGCGATCGCAGTGTCTCGATCGACAATCTCGTGCGGTTGAACGATCGTGGAAACACCATTGATCACATTGCCAATATGCTCAAAAAATTCCAGAAATCGCTTGCTCAAATTTCGAGCTTCACTAATAATCAACAGTGACAAACTCGTTGCCACCACAAAATCAGCCGCCGCAATCTTGCCCTGACTCCAGAGCAAGAGCGAATAGTAAAGCGTCCCAATTTTCAAAATCGCAGCAGAAATAAACTGAAACCAGCGAATTCGTTCAGAATACCAATTAGACTTTCTGACTTCGATTAGTTCACGCCGTAATTGCTCATTCAAATAACGGCGTTCAAACCCCAGACGCGCAAAAAGCTTAGTGCTAACCAGATTTGTTACCGCATCGACAATCATCCCGGTTGTTTCACTTCGAGCCGCAGCAGCACCACGAGCATAGATTCGGCAACGAGTCGCAAGCCAGAAGGAAATACCAATAAACGCAACTGCCCACACTCCAACAAATGCCGCGAGAGGCGGATAGGCACGATAGAGCAACACGACAGCAACAACATATCCCACAATCACCGGCAAAAATTCTGTGATTGCCATTTGCATCGTCTGCGTTACGCCTAAGGAAGCTTCACTAATCCGATGCGCCAACGCTCCAGAAAAACTACTACTGAGATACCGATGAGAATGCTGTTGCAAATAGGCATAGAGAGATCGAACAATATGTTGACGATGAATTGGATGGAGAATGGTTTGCAACAATCCGGCAGACCGTCCGAACACCACTTCTCCCACACTCAACGCGGCAAATAGCATCAACGGTTGTCTCACCGTCTCAAAGATCAGACGACTATCTCCCGTCGATCGCGTCACACTACGAATAATTTCCCCGATCGCATAGGGCAACATAATGCCGCAAGTGGAATGGATAATCTCCAGAACCACCATTGCCACATACCACCAGCGAAACTGATTCACAAAATAGCAAATGAATCGAAACGCGGTGGTTGGTAAAGGGGGCGCTTCCGTAGCCCTTTGGAATGGTTGAGCAGAACGAGAATGTTTGAGGAAAGAACGGCGACTTGCAAAGCGAGAAAAGGCAACGCGGCGGTTCAATGCAGACTCTCCCTAGTTGTTGTCAAACTGTTGCAGAATGGCAGGAATCTCATTCAGATTGTCAATGGTGGCATCGGCGATTGGCTTTTCTAACCAATAGAAATCTTGTTTCCAAATCGTTTTCATCCCAACCCCTTTTGCCCCCTCAATATCTGCTTTTGGATGATCCCCAACAAAAACACTGTTTTGGGCAGTGGCTCCTAATCGAGCTAAAGCTCGCGAAAAAATCTCAGGCTCCGGTTTTCTGACTTGTTCAACTTCTGAGATGAGGATGGTATCAAAGTAATCTCGAATTTCCAATCCATCGATCGAACGATTCTGAACATGCCCTAACCCATTGGTCACAATCCCTAACAAGTACCCTTGTAGTTTCAACTGGTACAACGTTTCGGTGAGAAAAGGAAACGGAATACAATGCCACTGAAACTGAGTTTCGTAATCCTCAAGCAAAGCTTGCCAACGAATCGTCTCAATGCCAAATTCTACAACCAGGGCTTGATAAACCTGATCTTTCCAAACTCGACCATGACAGTCTAGCTCAATAAATCGACTGACATAATCCGCTTTAGAGACGTGATTGAAAGAGCGAGAGAGTCGATCGTACTGGGCTGCAATGAACTGCTGAACCGATGCATTGCGATCGAGCAAAGTATCATCCAAATCAAACAGAATTGATTTCACCATTTACCGCACAGCATCCCCTCGACGGTATTCAGCCGTAATGTCATCTAATTTTTGTTTCAAGTTTTCATCCAATTTGACCTTGATCGCTTTAAATCCAGTGGAAAACCAACGAATTCCACCGGATTTAATTCACATCACGTTGCTATGCCGTAACAAAATTCTCTGTGTTCGACTTAGCTTCAATATTGCTCAACTTAGATTCGATCGCGGTTCCCTTAAAGAAATCAGGATTCGCTTCCGTGTAGAGTCTGTAAGGATTCTCAAACACGTAAGCTCTGAAGTCTGCTTCAGAAATCACGCCTTCTTCCACGAGTTCCCAACTTTCTGCCAACGGCAGCGTGATATCGGGTACATCCCAGTGACCCACATCCGAAGAGTAGATCGCATTGATCTTCACACCCAACGGATTCGCTTTATCGTTGAAGGCTGCTGCGATCGTACGATCGTCAGATTCAGACCCAAAGAAGAACGGATTCACCCAGAGATCGCGGATGTCTTCGATGCTTTCAATGCCAGCCGCAGCAAAATCTTCTAACTCGCTACCCACTGGATCGCGACTATAACGATTGAAGGATGCTCCGAGTACGGTGTGAGTCAGTTCCTCTGGGCTGAGATTGTAGCCTTTCGTGATTTCACCACCAAAGCGCTCAAACAACTGGTACAGTTCATTCGAGTTGGTCAGCGCCGGATTGTAGTTCTGGAGCGCTTTGATATTGCGCTTGGAGTAGCGATCGACGAGATGAATGTAAACATGAGCGCCCCAATCGGCTCCGCCTTCTAGCATCGCAACGCGCAATTTCGGAAAACGTCGCGTTACTCCACCAAAGAACAATGCTTTTGCAAACGCCTGCGATCCGTCTGCAAAGTGGCCAATGTGATTGTTCATGTAGTTACTAATGGAAGAACGCCCTGTCCAACCTTGGCTTCCATAGTGCGTGGTCACCGGAACACCCAATTCCACAACCTTTGCCCAGAATGGATCGTAGTCGTACTCGCTATCCAAGCCAAAAAAGTCAGTGTACGAAGCGTACTTCGCAATTTCCGGAAACTGATCCGGCGGATATTTATCTGCGATCGCTTTAATTGGTCGTCTTACACCACCCGGAATATTGATCACTTTCAAGCCCAAAGTGTTCACCGCAAATTCGAGATCCGCGATCGCTTCTTCAGGTGTGGTCATCGTGATTCCAGCCACAGGTGTTAAGCGATCGCTGTACTTGCGATAGATATCTGCATGATAGTGATTGATCGCTTTTTGCAGCGCCTGACGATGCTCAGGTTTTGCTCCTCCTGCTGCTAGCGCATTGTTTGGAAACAGCACAGAATAGTCTGAGCCTTGCTCCGCCTGACGTTCATGAAGCAACTCTGGTAGCGTGTAGGTTGCGAGATCCAGCGTGTTGCGCGTGACTCTTGCCCACCAGGGCGCTCTCAAAGTGCGATAGTATTGCCGCTCTTCTGGCGTTTGCTGATACCAATCTTTTCCTTCAATTCTAGAATTCAACCGTGAATTCTCTGCCTTGCGTAACTCGTCTACTAAATGCGAACCTCCATAGTTCGCAATATAATCCTCAAATGCAGGCGTAAAGTCATTGGTATGAACATCGGTGTCAATCACCGGATAATTGAGTTGGGCGCGAATCTTAGCAGAACGAGAATTATTCAGACGGCTATGCTCAACCATGATTTATTGTCCTCAATTCGTGTTGAGTGAATTACAAGCGAAGTTCACTAAAGCTTGCTTGTCAAGCTTACTCGTCTCTATCTGAAATGTTGTGTAACTTGGATTACAATTGTAAAATAACCTAACATTTAGATTATCTAATTGATTGAGGACAAAAAATCGAGATGATATACTGCAAAATTTAGGACCGCAGAACGACATTGATTAAGTGCTAGCAGCTTAAACTCTCGCTGTACTTAGACTCTCGTCTCTGGTCATATTCGATGAGACAATGATAATCGGTCGGGTTGGTAGCGCTTGTTGTTAGCACCCGTCAATGTTACTGATTTCATAAGCTACTGCTTCATTTGATTCAAGGTAGAGATAGTTATGTTCAGAAGAAGAGCAGGTTTACTAATTTTTGGAATTGCTGTTCCCTTTAGCTTAGGGACAGGACTATACGCCGCATCACGGTTTGAGAACGTAGCCAGAGACGAATCACCTCCATCTTTTTCATCGCCCACTCCAGCGCAACGAGGATCTACTTATCCTCAGCGTCCATTTAACTTTGTTGATGATGCAGAATCCTACCATGACTTTTATCAGTTCCGTCAACAACTGCGACAAGCAATTAGGCTACGAGATGCTAATTTCATTCGCTCAATTTCTGCACAAGACATCAAGCTCACGCTTGGACCCCCACAGACATGGAATGATTTAAATATAGATGACCCAAAAGCTCCGATCTGGCAAGAGATGGACAAAACTTTTGCTCTAGGTTGTCGTAGCAAAAATAAAGGTGAATCTTGGGTTTGTCCTAATATTTTTGTTGATTGGAATAGAGAATTAGATTCTTTTAATTATTTAGTTGTGGTGCAGGATAAAGTACCAGTTCACGCTCAAGCAAATACAAATGAGTTAGTCATTGGATTTCTGTCAAAAGAAATTGTGAAACTTGATCGTGAGGTACAAAAAGGAGCGCCATTTAATTCTGGATGGATACGCATTATTCATCCTAATGGGCAGCTAGGCTATATTGAGAAGAAATTTACTTATTCACCAATTGGCTACCGCGCTGCCTTTGAAAGGGTGCCTAGCGGTTGGAAACTAGTTTTGTTTTTGGGGGGTGACTAAAGAGAATTGCTGTAACTATTTCCCTTTTGGCACTTGATGCAAGTGAGTCGATTGGCAGCCGGGGCGCATCAAGAGCAGCGACCCATGCTGCAAATCAAAATACTGAATCGAGCCGTCCTGCTTGCGTTTGAGGCTAAATTTGCGGGTCGCACCGAGGCTGACTGAGGAGATCGCAGGATCTTTTCCCATGCTGGCTTCATCATCAGAGTGCCAACTAATTGAGTCAGATCCAGAGCGATAGCGATTGCCGACCGCAATGTGGAAACGATAGTGAGTTTTAGTTTCGATTTTATGATTGAGCCAACGCAAACAATCAGTCCAGGGCAAGGGTTGGAGTAGAACTGAGCCACTGTACAGATAGTCACACCCTGACTCCCCGTAGATTGTTTCTAATCGAGGCACAGGCAGCGTTTTACCGAAGATTCTAATCTGATGTTGTTGCCAATCAAGATGCAAGCTTTGGTCATACAACCAATCGGCTTCTTCAACCGAAAGAAAACTGGGGTCATAATCGAATGGGACATCTGATTGATCGAGGAGTAGAAGTTGCATGATGCTTTACAAGGTAGAGTCTTGCAGACGAAGATTCATTTCTTGTCGCGTTCCGCGCTTTTTGTCGTTGCTTCCGCGCTTCGTGTCGTGTAGTTGAATGGCTGTAGTGGCTGCTGAACTCAACTTTGAGCCATGTAGTATGATCATTTTTTCGCATTCCACGCTTTTTGTCGCGTGTGCCAACTTTGGCTTTTTCTTGATTTTGTGAAGGGAGAAGTAATTGCTTAGAAATCTCCCTTGCCATCTCCTAACTCTTAATCGTTTTCAATCCTCACGACCTCATCGATTTTAGTTTTCCCTCTGTGAACATAGTTGTGTTTGTCTGGATCGATTTGGTGCTGTTGATGGTGCTGTTGAATCTTGTCGCGTCCGTCGCTTTTTGTCGTCGATCCTGCAATTAATGTCGGGCACAAAAAGGAGTCAAAAAGCTTACACCACCTGAATTACTAACCCATACAGCATCTTCTAGGAAGAATCCCGCAATTCCTGACAAAATCTTTCCCATAAAAATCTCTCGCTTTTTGTCGCAGAAATCTGAAAACGCCTTTGAAATAGGCGTTTTAGCAACAAGACATCCTCTTAATTGAGAATTAAACAACACAAAGCGCGGGACTGCCTATGAAAAACTCTTTCGTTCAAAATTCAGATGCTATAAGCATTTCAGCACTTAGACGACAAGAAGCGCGGGATCGACGACAGAAAGCCCCGAACTCGACACCTGATATCTCCAAAGTAATGAGTGCAATGAGTGTTTTTATCGAATCGAGCATTACGATCGAGATGGAATTCTAAACTAATGCCCGATTCGATAAGATTACGATCGTCAAACAAGCTTTACACCATCTCGAATCTGCTAGATTTAAGATAGGTACCCTCTCTTAATCATAAGAAGGTCAACTGCCTTGAGAAGCAACGGGAATCCGAAATGTAGTTAGATCGACAGCTGCGATCGGGTGCTGCGATCGAGCAGTCCCCCCCCGGAACCCAATCGTAGGGAACAGATTGTGCCCGATAGACCCAGTTGGATGAGAGGATTTTACCAGTCGGCAGGACAAGTTGCCCAAAATGCGGACTCACATACTCCCAAACAATCTCTCCATCCGGTGTCACTTGAAAGATGCGTCCATACATTCCTTCATCAATCAGCGTGTTGCCATTAGGCAATCTTCTCGCACTGCTAATAAAAGAACTATGGAACGACCAAACGGGGCGACCAGAATTTTCCCCGGTGTATTGCCACATAATTTCTTTGGTAATGGGATTAATCTCTAGCACTCGCGACCCAGAAAACATCCCAAGCGCGGCAGGTGGAAATCCAGCACTCCCCTGATTATCAAACACAAGTAAGTTTCCTGCACCCGGCAGCCCTTCTGGAATCAGGTGAGCATCGTGTTGTCCACTAATTTGATCCACTGGACGAGGAATCGTGGGATTTTGAATGCGTCCGTGGGGGACATCGTAGCGATCGGGGAAATTGGGTCCCAATTGCCAAACAATCTTGCCCGTTGCTTTTTCGATAATCGCAATGAAATTCCCTTCACGCGCATCCACAATGATGTTGTCTGGATGGAAGCGATCGTCTCCCGCTGCAAACCAGTGATTGTTTCCGAGTACATCCATGTTATTGAACGTCGCAAATCCGCCAGTACGGGCTTTGTTCTGCACAACAAACTTTTGCAGATAGGCAAACCCTTCTGGTGCGATCCCCAACTCGTGAAGATGTTCGCCCAATGTCCATTTCCAGACGATCTCTCCAGCAGGCGTAATCTCAAAAATTGCCTGATCGGTAATGGGTTCCGTACTGATTCCTGAAATCGGCTGCTCTACGGAACTCAAAATCAGAGTATTCCCGTTGGGAAGTCGTGTCCAGTCGTGATGCTGTCGAGCTGCGCCACCAGGTGCTTGTTCTCCCCATTGCCAGACGATGTTGCCTTCCCAGTCGAGTTCACCAATGGTTTTGTTATTAAAAATACTGCTCCAGGGTCCTGGTTCGGTGCTAGAGAGTTGCACTAGAATGTGTCCCCTTTTGCCATCAATCACATTTGGATTCAGGATTTCACTGGGAAATCCTAGATACGACCAAGTGCGCACTTCATTCCCATTATTATCAATTAAATGGCTCCTACCATCGGGTGAACCGAAAAGGACATACCCATTCCAAGCTCTCTCCGGATCGTAAATAGTAACTCCGGTCGGGAAAATACTGTAAGGTATAGCGCTCCTTTTTAGTCCGAAATCACGCGTGCGATCGCGAGTCCGTCATAGCCCTTACTTCCCACCGTCTGAATCGTGGTTGCCTTGACTCGTGGTTCTGCTGCTAAGAGCGTATTAAACTGGCGAACACCCTGGATATTCTCGTCGGTGCTATTGGCATCAATAACCGCACCATTGCGGACAACATTATCGACAATGATCACACTACCGGGCTGAGTCAGTTTCAGCGCCCACTGGAAATACTGTGGAATATTAGCTTTGTCCGCATCGATAAATACTAGATCAAAGGGAGCTTGCCCTTCAGTCGCGAGCTTGGGTAAAGTTTTGAGAGCTTCTCCAACCCGAATTTCAACGACACTTGTGAGTCCAGCCCGATCGATGTTTTCCTGAGCCACTTCAGCATGTTTAGCATTGGCTTCTAAGGTAATCAGTTTGCCATCCGCAGGCAGCGATCGCGCTAGCCAAATCGTGCTGTAGCCCGCTAATGTCCCTAGTTCTAGAATTCTGCGTGCGCCTTGAATTTGAGCTAGGATGTGCAGAAATTTTCCTTGATTAGGTGCAACATTGATTTTGGGGAGATCAGCATCGATCGTCGATTGCAGAACTGCTTCCAGTGCCGGATCAGGCGGTACTAGGAGATCCGTAATATAGTCATCAACCGCTGTCCATTGAGTTTGAGTCATAGAGTCCTTGCATAAATCGAATAAAAGACTAAGAATTGGGTTACCAACGTAAGGAGTTGAAACCATTTCGTTCTAGACCCCAGGCGTTTGACCGCCATCCACCAAAATTTCGCTGCCTGTAATTGAAGCAGCGCGATCGGAAACTAGAAACAGCGCTAATGCAGCAATCTCTTCAGGCTGCACAATCCTTCTGAGGGGGATCGCTTTAATCGTCTCTGCTTTAGCTTCTTCGACCGTGATACCGCGATCGCTAGCAGTTTGTGCTGCTAATCGATCGGCTCGTTCAGTTGCAGTAAATCCCGGTGAGATTGCATTGATTCTCACGTTATATGCAGCGAGTTCTTTCGCAATGCCTCTCGTAAAGTTGAGTAACGCAGCGTTTGTCGTTCCACCCGGAAGGAAATTAGCACGAGGCGTTCTGCCAGCACCACCAATAATATTCACGATGCGTCCATCACGACGACTAATGAAATCAGGAATGACTGCTTTGACTAGGCGAATATAACCGAGCAATTTTAAGTTCCAGGCATCAATAAATGCCTCATCTTCAAGATCGAGCAATGATCCCGCTCGTGCTGATCCCGCATTGTTGATCAAAATGTCAATTTGCCCAAATTCTGCGATCGCTTGAGAAACAACTTTCTCAATACTTTCTGCTTGGGTCAAATCTGCGCAAATTGAAATCACTCGATTGCCTTGCTCTGGGAGTTCAAGAATCTCTGAGATAGCGCTTTCGAGCCGCTGAGCATCACGAGCCACGATCGCCACATTCACGCCTTCATGATAGAGAGCTTTTGCGATCGCCAACCCAATTCCTGCACTTCCTCCAGTGACGATCGCAGATTTTCCAGCCAAGTTCAATTCAATTGCCATAGTTTCGCGTTGATCCTTACTTTACAGAGAGAGGTTAACTGAGTTCACTCGCCATTCGTCCATCAATCTTCAGAGCACCTAAGAAACAGGAGTGCTGACCGCCACTTTGAAATAAACTGGCTCATTTCCTGGCTTCCATTTGATGTTGCATCCGATGCTCGGCTTCTGGTCATAAGCAACAGGCCGGTCAGAGAGCACTGCTGCGATCGCGGCTCTTAAATCTTTGCCCGTTACCGGAATATCATTTCTCGGACGACTATCATCTAATTGCCCACGGTAAACTAAGCGACGACCTTGATCAAATAGAAAAATGTCGGGAGTGCAAGCTGCAAAATAGTCTTTCGCTGTCTGCTGACTTTCATCGAACAAAAGCGGAAAAGATAAGTTGAGTTCCTCAGCAACCTCCTTCAAGGAATCGGGTGCATCGTCAGGATGAGTCATCGCATCATTGGAACTAATCGCGACAATTCCAAGATCTCGATCGCGCGTGTCTTGTCCCAATTGGGCAAGCTCGTATTTAATATGTTGTACATACGGGCAGTGACGACTAATAAATAAAACAAGCAAAGCTTTCTGGTCAGCAAAATCAGCAAGAGTAATCGTCTGACCCGTCACAACATCGGGAAGTTGAAAATCGGCTGCCAATGCTCCTAAAGTCAGCATTATTGAAGGAGTAAGCACCATAAAAAACTCCTGAATCACAAAGAAACTACAGTAAAGCGGGATAGTTAAAAGTAAACCTAAATAGTAAAGAAACTACAGTAAAGCGGGATAGTTAAAAGCTGTTCGTAGCAGCACAATCAACTATAAGAATTATTAGTAGATTTACTT is part of the Leptolyngbya boryana PCC 6306 genome and harbors:
- a CDS encoding ABC transporter ATP-binding protein, encoding MNRRVAFSRFASRRSFLKHSRSAQPFQRATEAPPLPTTAFRFICYFVNQFRWWYVAMVVLEIIHSTCGIMLPYAIGEIIRSVTRSTGDSRLIFETVRQPLMLFAALSVGEVVFGRSAGLLQTILHPIHRQHIVRSLYAYLQQHSHRYLSSSFSGALAHRISEASLGVTQTMQMAITEFLPVIVGYVVAVVLLYRAYPPLAAFVGVWAVAFIGISFWLATRCRIYARGAAAARSETTGMIVDAVTNLVSTKLFARLGFERRYLNEQLRRELIEVRKSNWYSERIRWFQFISAAILKIGTLYYSLLLWSQGKIAAADFVVATSLSLLIISEARNLSKRFLEFFEHIGNVINGVSTIVQPHEIVDRDTAIAPTIVQGQIEFRQVQFSYSPEKPVFDNLSITIQPGERVGLVGFSGSGKSTFVNLILRLFDPQSGQVLIDGVDIRDMTQDALHAQISLIPQDPSLFHRTLRENIRYGRLDATEAEVIEATRKAHAHDFIVPMPEGYDSLVGERGVKLSGGQRQRIAIARVILKDAPILILDEATSSLDSITEKAIQETLDLAMDNKTVIVVAHRLSTIAHLDRILVFDQGRIIEDGTHDALLNRKGAYYKLWRMQAGGFLPIEATQNGQVRG
- a CDS encoding HAD family hydrolase, which codes for MVKSILFDLDDTLLDRNASVQQFIAAQYDRLSRSFNHVSKADYVSRFIELDCHGRVWKDQVYQALVVEFGIETIRWQALLEDYETQFQWHCIPFPFLTETLYQLKLQGYLLGIVTNGLGHVQNRSIDGLEIRDYFDTILISEVEQVRKPEPEIFSRALARLGATAQNSVFVGDHPKADIEGAKGVGMKTIWKQDFYWLEKPIADATIDNLNEIPAILQQFDNN
- a CDS encoding amidohydrolase family protein codes for the protein MVEHSRLNNSRSAKIRAQLNYPVIDTDVHTNDFTPAFEDYIANYGGSHLVDELRKAENSRLNSRIEGKDWYQQTPEERQYYRTLRAPWWARVTRNTLDLATYTLPELLHERQAEQGSDYSVLFPNNALAAGGAKPEHRQALQKAINHYHADIYRKYSDRLTPVAGITMTTPEEAIADLEFAVNTLGLKVINIPGGVRRPIKAIADKYPPDQFPEIAKYASYTDFFGLDSEYDYDPFWAKVVELGVPVTTHYGSQGWTGRSSISNYMNNHIGHFADGSQAFAKALFFGGVTRRFPKLRVAMLEGGADWGAHVYIHLVDRYSKRNIKALQNYNPALTNSNELYQLFERFGGEITKGYNLSPEELTHTVLGASFNRYSRDPVGSELEDFAAAGIESIEDIRDLWVNPFFFGSESDDRTIAAAFNDKANPLGVKINAIYSSDVGHWDVPDITLPLAESWELVEEGVISEADFRAYVFENPYRLYTEANPDFFKGTAIESKLSNIEAKSNTENFVTA
- a CDS encoding SH3 domain-containing protein, translated to MFRRRAGLLIFGIAVPFSLGTGLYAASRFENVARDESPPSFSSPTPAQRGSTYPQRPFNFVDDAESYHDFYQFRQQLRQAIRLRDANFIRSISAQDIKLTLGPPQTWNDLNIDDPKAPIWQEMDKTFALGCRSKNKGESWVCPNIFVDWNRELDSFNYLVVVQDKVPVHAQANTNELVIGFLSKEIVKLDREVQKGAPFNSGWIRIIHPNGQLGYIEKKFTYSPIGYRAAFERVPSGWKLVLFLGGD
- a CDS encoding alpha-ketoglutarate-dependent dioxygenase AlkB family protein — its product is MQLLLLDQSDVPFDYDPSFLSVEEADWLYDQSLHLDWQQHQIRIFGKTLPVPRLETIYGESGCDYLYSGSVLLQPLPWTDCLRWLNHKIETKTHYRFHIAVGNRYRSGSDSISWHSDDEASMGKDPAISSVSLGATRKFSLKRKQDGSIQYFDLQHGSLLLMRPGCQSTHLHQVPKGK
- a CDS encoding aryl-sulfate sulfotransferase, which encodes MQLSSTEPGPWSSIFNNKTIGELDWEGNIVWQWGEQAPGGAARQHHDWTRLPNGNTLILSSVEQPISGISTEPITDQAIFEITPAGEIVWKWTLGEHLHELGIAPEGFAYLQKFVVQNKARTGGFATFNNMDVLGNNHWFAAGDDRFHPDNIIVDAREGNFIAIIEKATGKIVWQLGPNFPDRYDVPHGRIQNPTIPRPVDQISGQHDAHLIPEGLPGAGNLLVFDNQGSAGFPPAALGMFSGSRVLEINPITKEIMWQYTGENSGRPVWSFHSSFISSARRLPNGNTLIDEGMYGRIFQVTPDGEIVWEYVSPHFGQLVLPTGKILSSNWVYRAQSVPYDWVPGGDCSIAAPDRSCRSNYISDSRCFSRQLTFL
- a CDS encoding O-methyltransferase, whose protein sequence is MTQTQWTAVDDYITDLLVPPDPALEAVLQSTIDADLPKINVAPNQGKFLHILAQIQGARRILELGTLAGYSTIWLARSLPADGKLITLEANAKHAEVAQENIDRAGLTSVVEIRVGEALKTLPKLATEGQAPFDLVFIDADKANIPQYFQWALKLTQPGSVIIVDNVVRNGAVIDANSTDENIQGVRQFNTLLAAEPRVKATTIQTVGSKGYDGLAIARVISD
- a CDS encoding SDR family oxidoreductase, which codes for MAIELNLAGKSAIVTGGSAGIGLAIAKALYHEGVNVAIVARDAQRLESAISEILELPEQGNRVISICADLTQAESIEKVVSQAIAEFGQIDILINNAGSARAGSLLDLEDEAFIDAWNLKLLGYIRLVKAVIPDFISRRDGRIVNIIGGAGRTPRANFLPGGTTNAALLNFTRGIAKELAAYNVRINAISPGFTATERADRLAAQTASDRGITVEEAKAETIKAIPLRRIVQPEEIAALALFLVSDRAASITGSEILVDGGQTPGV
- a CDS encoding thioredoxin family protein; the encoded protein is MVLTPSIMLTLGALAADFQLPDVVTGQTITLADFADQKALLVLFISRHCPYVQHIKYELAQLGQDTRDRDLGIVAISSNDAMTHPDDAPDSLKEVAEELNLSFPLLFDESQQTAKDYFAACTPDIFLFDQGRRLVYRGQLDDSRPRNDIPVTGKDLRAAIAAVLSDRPVAYDQKPSIGCNIKWKPGNEPVYFKVAVSTPVS